From a region of the Hemibagrus wyckioides isolate EC202008001 linkage group LG06, SWU_Hwy_1.0, whole genome shotgun sequence genome:
- the cfap91 gene encoding cilia- and flagella-associated protein 91, translating to MSISITSTLYKKNEGKKCFRAQRTYDYLYDPVFTVSTETDHIRQSCQAQSSVTRVKKVSEFNSMFSDLPHHPRFTFRLNAADPVPAFIDRRWRGHAEQRRETLQTLAGVLPGVQLHKPKREDLTGADRWKFFKRPLIPFAQQIPADVIFALPKSDSHNAQQDSSELMESSFQRTVGVQTDYRESETQTDPYSPEYILQPGAAIPEILTLATFSWGHGLPAGLDEVEMIERARKKRAWEATLPPLTDLTQLDKRKRMMDEMERKEWAFREQEIEKLQETRLALLMRFLRERESQQEKVTEQRLDEHFSKLQREKEKHVQKICNDYTRSLRKLNAKRQSLEEKLTRQDIINKHSDYGSQTYAPLSRHGVFPDRQSQSNVVKSCFLDTYQGLLELETGLPPSVMEPQIKAPRSKKNKAFISRSDRRDILLLETHQALKDKKVQVEEKKPLRFLYRVEKPVPRPPTPTVDVPPEGDEEKELAVIFLQKLLRGRSIQNQMLEGLEKHQELIQELRTNHTLQWEEQELQREEKQVTQALQRQREERESRLAQTQSYVDGISGEVIVDMLDFLSKELVRLQEERRIHAFVLLAERDRRLREAEESGRRQVEERRQREEDEIFRQMMKVHQVTVDLYLEDVILESIDQTAEAQAREEIHKFADELNNITYAMEEMRNNEQSEEIVAQLVYSFLIPEVNKLTAHDRVKQSQRRHLTAARTLIHGTHSSSISPRPLSPTSRASTSLLCQIIEQVEDASHDSSDNQENEHTD from the exons ATGAGTATTTCTATCACAAGCACGCTTTACAAGAAAAATGAAGGCAAGAAGTGCTTCAGAGCCCAGAGGACATATGATTATCTTTACG ATCCAGTTTTCACCGTGTCGACGGAGACTGATCACATCCGGCAGAGCTGTCAGGCTCAGAGCAGTGTGACCCGTGTG AAAAAGGTTTCAGAGTTTAACTCCATGTTCAGTGATCTCCCACACCACCCACGTTTCACATTCCGTCTAAACGCTGCTGATCCTGTTCCTGCTTTCATCGACCGCCGCTGGAGAGGACATGCTgagcagaggagagagacactGCAGACACTAGCAgg GGTGCTGCCGGGTGTTCAGCTGCACAAACCTAAACGTGAGGATCTGACTGGAGCAGACCGCTGGAAGTTCTTTAAGCG TCCACTCATCCCCTTTGCTCAACAGATTCCAGCTGATGTTATTTTCGCATTACCCAA AAGTGACTCCCACAATGCTCAGCAGGATAGCTCAGAACTGATGGAAAGTTCTTTCCAGCGCACAGTAGGGGTTCAGACAGACTACCGTGAGAGCGAGACTCAGACAGATCCTTACAGCCCTGAGTACATACTACAGCCAGGAGCGGCCATTCCAGAAATCCTCACTCTGGCCACTTTCTCTTGGG GTCATGGGCTTCCTGCTGGCCTGGACGAGGTGGAGATGATCGAAAGAGCGAGGAAGAAGAGAGCCTGGGAGGCCACATTACCACCTCTGACTGATCTCACTCAGCTGGacaagaggaagaggatgatggATGAGATGGAGAGGAAGGAGTGGGCTTTCCGAGAGCAGGAGATTGAAAA GCTGCAAGAGACTCGTTTGGCTCTCCTCATGCGTTTTTTACGGGAGAGAGAGTCACAACAGGAGAAGGTCACAGAGCAGAGGCTGGATGAGCATTTTTCCaagctgcagagagagaaagaaaaacatgtccAGAAAATATGCAATGACTATACACGCT ctttacGTAAACTCAATGCAAAGAGACAGAGTTTGGAAGAGAAGCTGACGAGACAAGACATTATCAACAAGCACTCAGACTACGGCTCTCAGACGTACGCTCCACTCTCACGCCACGGAGTCTTCCCTGATCGACAATCACAGAGCAACGTCGTCAAGAGCTGCTTCCTCGATACCTACCAAG gTCTGTTAGAGCTGGAGACAGGTCTTCCACCTTCAGTCATGGAGCCACAAATAAAAGCCCCAAGGTCAAAAAAGAACAAAGCCTTCATCAGTCGCTCAGACCGCAGAGATATTTTGTTATTGGAAACTCACCAG GCACTGAAAGACAAGAAGGTCCAGGTGGAGGAAAAGAAGCCCCTACGCTTCCTTTATAGGGTGGAGAAACCGGTCCCTCGTCCCCCAACGCCCACGGTGGACGTGCCTCCTGAG GGAGACGAGGAAAAGGAGCTTGCTGTGATTTTCCTACAGAAGTTGCTCCGAGGCAGATCCATCCAGAACCAG ATGCTGGAAGGTCTAGAGAAGCACCAGGAACTGATCCAGGAGCTGCGAACGAACCACACCTTACAGTGGGAGGAGCAAGAACTccagagagaagagaagcagGTCACACAGGccctgcagagacagagagaggagcgTGAGAGCAGA ctGGCTCAGACACAGAGCTATGTAGACGGCATTTCCGGGGAAGTGATTGTCGACATGCTGGACTTCCTGTCGAAGGAGCTGGTTCGCCTGCAGGAGGAAAGGAGGATCCATGCTTTCGTGCTGCTGGCAGAAAGGGACCGGCGCCTTCGTGAGGCTGAAGAGAGTGGGCGGAGACAGGTGGAGGAgcggagacagagagaggaggatgagatcttcagacag ATGATGAAGGTGCACCAGGTCACAGTGGATCTGTACCTGGAGGATGTCATCCTGGAGAGCATCGATCAAACCGCTGAAGCTCAGGCCAGAGAAGAGATCCACAAGTTTGCAGACGAGCTCAACAACATCACCTATGCCATGGAGGAAAT GAGAAACAATGAGCAGTCAGAGGAGATTGTAGCTCAACTTGTGTACAGCTTCCTCATCCCTGAAGTAAACAAGCTCACTGCCCATGATAGAG TGAAACAGAGTCAAAGGAGGCACTTGACTGCTGCACGTACTCTCATCCATGGCACTCACAGCTCTTCCATAAGCCCCCGGCCTCTTTCTCCCACAAGCAGAGCCTCTACCTCACTGCTCTGTCAGATAATTGAGCAGGTGGAGGATGCTTCACATGACAGCAGTGACAATCAAGAGAACGAACACACTGATTAG